In Psychrobacter sp. P11G3, a single genomic region encodes these proteins:
- a CDS encoding SDR family NAD(P)-dependent oxidoreductase has translation MKRFKEKTVVVTGAGSGIGRATAIRFAEEGASVVLVGRTAATLEETAKELPQDRTWIHTDNYLIITCDISVQSQVQEMVERAIDKFGKIDILVNNAGKATQGKITELSADDWRSAIDVNLNGTFYVSQAAMPHLIASKGNIVNISSLSGVGGDWNMAAYNAAKAGVTNLTRTLALDHGSDGVRVNAVNPSVTKTDMTTAIQDNESKTDKFLARCPLGRLATPEDIAAAITFLASDDASMITGVNLPVDGGVSASNGQPQF, from the coding sequence ATGAAGCGTTTTAAAGAAAAGACCGTCGTTGTAACGGGTGCAGGCTCTGGTATTGGCCGTGCAACTGCTATTCGCTTTGCCGAGGAAGGCGCTAGTGTGGTTTTAGTAGGACGTACGGCAGCAACATTAGAAGAAACTGCAAAAGAGTTGCCGCAAGATCGTACTTGGATTCATACCGATAACTATCTCATTATTACATGCGATATCAGCGTCCAAAGCCAAGTACAAGAGATGGTTGAGCGCGCTATCGACAAATTCGGTAAGATTGATATTTTGGTAAATAATGCTGGTAAGGCAACCCAAGGTAAAATTACAGAATTATCTGCTGATGATTGGCGCTCTGCTATCGATGTGAATCTAAATGGGACTTTTTACGTCTCTCAAGCGGCTATGCCTCACTTAATTGCATCAAAGGGTAATATCGTCAATATCTCATCGCTCTCGGGCGTGGGTGGTGACTGGAATATGGCTGCTTACAATGCTGCTAAAGCGGGTGTGACTAATTTAACCCGTACATTGGCATTAGATCATGGTTCGGATGGGGTTCGTGTTAATGCGGTTAATCCAAGTGTCACCAAAACTGATATGACTACGGCTATCCAAGATAATGAGTCTAAAACGGATAAGTTCTTAGCTCGCTGTCCGCTTGGACGTTTGGCAACTCCAGAGGATATCGCCGCTGCCATTACCTTCTTAGCAAGTGATGATGCCTCTATGATTACTGGTGTTAATCTACCTGTTGACGGCGGTGTTAGCGCTTCTAACGGCCAACCACAGTTCTAA
- a CDS encoding lysophospholipid acyltransferase family protein, protein MIPKIFNRSKSVVSKPARSKVLPKLSKKHLGDKVPKRGNKFAPVIASALLKASGWRTVGEIPNISQAVVLALPHTSNVDGIYAIPSLFALDIKISIMGKHTLFKVPVFAQLLNWIGVIPIDRGNKGSVLQASIDKFKTGEPLFLGLSPEGTRQYTESWKTGFYYLAVGAGVPILPVAMDYNTKEIRFMSLVYPTGDIEADLPKIYSQYKGVLPRHLERLSQPLQDINNAAE, encoded by the coding sequence ATGATACCGAAGATTTTTAACCGTTCTAAGTCTGTTGTTTCTAAACCTGCGCGCTCCAAAGTACTCCCAAAACTTAGCAAAAAGCATTTGGGAGACAAGGTTCCTAAGCGTGGCAATAAGTTTGCGCCTGTTATTGCATCCGCGCTGTTAAAGGCGTCAGGTTGGCGTACGGTAGGTGAGATTCCAAATATTTCACAAGCTGTAGTGCTTGCGCTGCCACATACTTCTAATGTGGATGGTATTTATGCGATTCCAAGTCTGTTTGCATTAGATATCAAAATCAGCATTATGGGCAAGCACACGCTATTTAAAGTACCTGTGTTTGCACAGCTATTGAATTGGATAGGGGTCATTCCTATCGATCGTGGTAATAAAGGCTCTGTGCTGCAAGCCAGTATTGATAAGTTCAAAACTGGTGAACCATTATTTTTAGGATTATCACCAGAGGGGACACGGCAATATACTGAGTCGTGGAAGACAGGTTTTTATTATTTAGCAGTGGGTGCTGGTGTGCCGATTTTGCCAGTAGCGATGGACTACAATACTAAAGAAATACGGTTTATGTCGCTGGTTTATCCTACAGGTGATATCGAAGCAGATTTACCAAAAATATATTCTCAGTATAAAGGGGTGCTACCAAGACATCTTGAGCGTTTGTCGCAGCCACTACAGGACATCAATAATGCAGCTGAATAA
- the parE gene encoding DNA topoisomerase IV subunit B translates to MSQYNAQSLEVLEGLEPVRRRPGMYTDTTRPNHLAQEVIDNSVDEALAGYAKTIKVQLHSDGSLSVEDDGRGMPTDIHPEFGQSGIELILTRLHAGGKFSTSNYEVSGGLHGVGISVVNALSTRVEVTVWRDSTQFDMAFENGAPVTPLTQAVSSNKRKRGTRVHFWADGSFFDTPKFNVKQLKHNLKAKAVLAAGLTIEFTDDINDEKVVWQFTDGVVEYLSEQLDGLETLPEAPFYYNYDAKAGERAAITFALSWLPDGGTPIQESYVNLIPTAQGGTHVNGLRTGILEALREFCDIHNLLPRSVKLTAEDVWDGVNYILSLKFSEPQFSGQTKERLSSREAAGAVQTLAKDAFSLWLNQHADMGTQIAELAINKAGRRLKSAKKVARKKITQGPALPGKLADCRGDLRDGAELFLVEGDSAGGSAKQARDRHYQAILPLRGKILNTWEVSSDTVLSSQEIHDIAIAIGVDPASDDLSELRYDKICILADADSDGLHIATLICALFVKHFPALVDAGHLFVAMPPLYRVDVGKEVHYALDEPELAHILANVPGNKKAQITRFKGLGEMSAEQLRETTMSRDTRRLVQLDMDDMVLTNSVMDMLLAKKRASDRKSWLESKGDLADIS, encoded by the coding sequence GTGAGTCAATATAATGCGCAATCGTTAGAAGTTTTAGAAGGTCTTGAGCCAGTCCGTCGTCGTCCAGGTATGTATACCGATACCACGCGCCCGAACCATTTGGCGCAAGAGGTCATTGATAACTCAGTTGATGAAGCGTTAGCTGGTTATGCTAAAACCATCAAGGTGCAATTGCATAGTGATGGATCGTTGTCTGTCGAAGATGACGGGCGCGGTATGCCAACTGATATTCACCCTGAGTTTGGTCAATCTGGTATTGAGCTGATTTTGACCCGCTTGCATGCAGGTGGAAAGTTTTCGACCTCTAATTACGAAGTGTCAGGTGGTCTGCATGGTGTAGGTATCTCTGTCGTCAATGCGCTATCAACTCGCGTTGAGGTTACGGTATGGCGTGATAGCACACAGTTTGATATGGCATTTGAAAATGGCGCACCAGTTACGCCATTAACGCAAGCAGTCAGCTCAAACAAACGCAAACGTGGCACTAGAGTGCACTTTTGGGCGGATGGTAGTTTCTTTGATACGCCCAAATTTAATGTAAAACAGCTCAAGCATAATTTAAAAGCAAAGGCTGTTTTGGCCGCTGGACTGACGATTGAGTTCACTGATGATATCAATGACGAAAAGGTCGTTTGGCAGTTTACGGATGGGGTAGTCGAGTATCTAAGCGAACAATTAGATGGTTTGGAAACATTACCTGAAGCACCGTTTTATTATAATTATGATGCGAAAGCAGGTGAACGAGCGGCTATTACCTTTGCCTTGTCTTGGTTACCTGATGGTGGCACGCCGATTCAAGAAAGCTATGTGAACCTGATTCCCACAGCTCAGGGCGGTACGCACGTCAACGGACTACGCACGGGTATCTTAGAAGCTCTGCGTGAGTTCTGTGATATTCATAATTTGCTACCACGTAGTGTGAAACTAACCGCGGAAGACGTCTGGGATGGGGTGAACTATATCTTGTCTCTGAAGTTCTCTGAGCCGCAGTTTTCTGGACAGACCAAAGAGCGCTTATCTAGTCGCGAAGCGGCGGGCGCTGTACAGACATTGGCAAAAGATGCCTTTAGCCTATGGTTAAACCAGCATGCGGACATGGGTACACAAATCGCTGAATTGGCAATTAATAAAGCAGGTCGTCGTCTGAAATCTGCCAAAAAAGTTGCTCGTAAGAAAATTACTCAGGGACCCGCATTGCCTGGTAAATTGGCAGACTGCCGTGGTGATTTACGTGATGGCGCTGAGCTGTTTTTAGTAGAGGGTGATTCTGCGGGTGGTAGTGCTAAGCAGGCCAGAGATCGTCATTATCAGGCAATATTACCTTTGCGCGGCAAAATCTTAAATACATGGGAAGTATCATCAGATACGGTGCTATCAAGCCAAGAGATTCATGATATTGCCATAGCTATCGGTGTCGATCCTGCCTCTGATGATTTGTCCGAGCTGCGTTACGACAAGATATGTATCTTAGCAGATGCTGACTCTGATGGACTACACATTGCGACATTGATCTGCGCACTGTTTGTGAAGCATTTCCCTGCGCTAGTAGATGCGGGTCATTTGTTTGTGGCCATGCCGCCATTATATCGAGTAGATGTAGGTAAAGAAGTTCATTATGCATTGGATGAGCCGGAGCTTGCACATATCTTGGCTAACGTACCAGGCAATAAAAAAGCTCAGATTACACGTTTTAAAGGGCTTGGTGAAATGAGTGCTGAGCAACTACGTGAGACGACGATGAGCCGTGATACACGCCGCTTAGTACAGTTAGATATGGATGACATGGTACTGACCAATAGTGTGATGGATATGCTACTGGCTAAGAAGCGTGCCTCTGATCGTAAGTCGTGGCTTGAGAGTAAAGGTGATTTGGCCGATATTTCTTAA
- a CDS encoding YqiA/YcfP family alpha/beta fold hydrolase translates to MNLIYIHGLDSDANSTKGMLLEKYCQLHHPDINVLRPDLNKTPAQVCEQLLSLVKALNNSEDRKSADKQTELPNTVLIGSSLGGYFSTLIGNQIGCPVLLLNPSTQPHITLQRFSNQSAYSLNESSTSKVLHTTAGGWNITPADLQWFADNQLLSVNYPDKVAVLLKEGDELLNSEFSKDFYQSQGASVTVQVGGDHCFSDFDEQLPMVMNILQDLVQP, encoded by the coding sequence GTGAACTTGATTTATATCCATGGATTGGACAGTGATGCCAACTCGACCAAAGGGATGTTGTTAGAAAAATATTGCCAGCTTCATCATCCTGATATCAATGTGCTGCGTCCTGATTTAAATAAGACCCCTGCACAAGTGTGTGAACAGTTACTGTCTTTAGTCAAAGCGCTAAATAATAGTGAAGATAGAAAATCAGCAGATAAACAGACTGAGTTACCAAATACGGTATTAATCGGCAGCTCGCTAGGTGGGTATTTTTCTACTTTGATAGGCAATCAGATAGGTTGCCCAGTTTTACTGCTCAATCCTAGTACTCAGCCCCATATCACTTTACAGCGTTTCTCTAATCAATCAGCATATAGCTTAAATGAGTCATCTACTAGCAAAGTCCTACATACGACAGCGGGTGGCTGGAATATTACGCCTGCAGATTTACAGTGGTTTGCAGATAATCAGCTGTTATCAGTAAATTATCCCGATAAAGTTGCTGTGCTGCTAAAAGAAGGCGATGAGCTGTTAAATTCTGAATTTTCTAAAGATTTTTATCAAAGTCAGGGCGCATCGGTAACGGTGCAAGTGGGTGGCGATCATTGCTTCAGTGACTTTGATGAGCAGTTGCCCATGGTGATGAATATCTTACAAGATTTAGTACAACCTTAA
- a CDS encoding DUF1289 domain-containing protein — MNQQFELFEIANPCIGLCQSNKKGYCFGCLRSRTERQLWHDMTTEQQREVLRLIAGRKLRIEQMKQRKDEQLGFDFEEIPEIGELF; from the coding sequence ATGAATCAACAGTTTGAGCTGTTCGAGATTGCCAACCCATGTATTGGTCTTTGTCAAAGCAATAAGAAGGGTTATTGCTTTGGTTGCCTGCGTAGTCGAACTGAGCGCCAGCTATGGCATGATATGACGACAGAGCAGCAGCGCGAGGTGCTAAGGCTTATCGCAGGACGTAAGCTGCGTATAGAACAAATGAAACAGCGTAAAGACGAACAGTTAGGTTTTGATTTTGAAGAGATACCTGAGATAGGTGAGTTGTTTTGA
- a CDS encoding DGQHR domain-containing protein: MNDKDKESYGSVSLVRQGEHRFYSFTMPSDVLSETCYVINRDEDPIEGFQRELDKKRAIEIANYIDSGLGTIPSSIVLSAQEDSKFHYDSRKKSVSFLNIDKAFLIIDGQHRVYGFKIAKTALRIPVVVYENLSKRDESRLFIDINSKQKGVPTELLLDIKRMAEYENDTEQYLRDLFDIFLTENDSALYNRLSASKREKGKITRSVFNTAVKPLVKVFGSKTTDEIYEIFNSYLIAFNEGVLAPNQLQEQTFNTTVFKAIAGFFPIITARVQDRFGAIYSVDNYYEFTTIVGQRIKPVKIASPTNAYKPIVEHLEESLKQEFTL, encoded by the coding sequence ATGAACGATAAAGATAAAGAAAGCTATGGTAGTGTAAGTCTAGTTCGGCAAGGTGAGCATAGGTTTTATTCGTTTACTATGCCAAGTGATGTGCTATCAGAGACTTGTTATGTTATAAACCGTGATGAAGATCCTATCGAAGGTTTCCAACGAGAACTAGATAAAAAAAGAGCTATTGAAATAGCTAATTATATTGATTCAGGCTTGGGAACAATTCCTAGCTCAATTGTTTTGTCAGCGCAAGAAGATAGTAAGTTTCATTATGATTCTAGGAAAAAGTCAGTAAGCTTTCTAAATATTGACAAAGCATTTTTAATTATCGATGGTCAGCATCGAGTTTATGGTTTCAAAATTGCGAAAACAGCACTTAGAATACCTGTGGTTGTTTATGAAAACTTATCTAAACGTGATGAATCTAGATTGTTTATTGATATTAATTCTAAGCAAAAAGGTGTACCTACAGAACTTCTATTAGATATTAAAAGAATGGCTGAGTATGAAAATGATACTGAGCAATATCTTCGAGATCTTTTCGATATATTTTTGACAGAGAATGATAGTGCTCTTTATAATAGATTATCAGCATCAAAGAGAGAGAAGGGGAAAATAACACGTTCAGTTTTCAATACCGCTGTAAAACCATTGGTTAAAGTATTTGGAAGTAAGACAACAGATGAAATATATGAAATTTTCAATTCTTATTTAATAGCTTTCAACGAAGGCGTTTTAGCTCCAAATCAATTACAGGAGCAAACGTTCAACACAACTGTATTTAAAGCAATTGCAGGATTTTTTCCAATAATTACTGCAAGAGTACAAGATAGATTTGGTGCAATTTATTCGGTTGATAATTACTATGAATTTACAACAATTGTTGGTCAAAGGATTAAACCTGTCAAGATTGCAAGTCCTACTAATGCATATAAACCCATCGTAGAGCATTTAGAGGAATCATTAAAACAGGAATTTACACTTTAA